Below is a genomic region from Rouxiella chamberiensis.
TGTCTGCAACGCATAGAGCAGGCGGTGTATGCCCTGTCCAGCGCGGGCGTGGTGCCGTGCGGTATTGGCGGCGATCACTCGATTACGCTCGCCGAACTGCGCGCCGTAGCCAAAGTTCACGGGCCGGTGGCGCTGGTGCAGTTCGATTCGCACAGCGATACCTGGGACAAATATTTTGCCGATAAACGCTACAGCGCGGGTACGCCTTTTCGCCGTGCGGTAGAAGAGGACTTGGTGGACCCGTCGCATTCGATTCAGGTCGGGCTGCGCGGCTCGCTGTTTCGCACCTCCGACATCACGCAATCGCTGGATCTGGGCTACGAAGTGTTTACCACGGATCAGATGTTTGATCTGGGCATCAAGGAGATGGCGCAGCGCATTGCCGAGCGCACTGCGGGTCGTCCGACCTTTATCACCTTCGATATGGATTTTGTCGACCCCGCCTTTGCGCCGGGCGTACAGACGCCGGAAGCGGGAGGACCCAGCGCGCGTGAGGCGTTATTACTGCTGCGCGCGCTGAAAGGCATCAATATGGTGGGCTGTGACGTAACGGAAATCAGCCCGATGTACGACGGGCCAGGGCAGATTACCTCGCTGCTCGGGGCAACTGTGATGGCCGAACTGTTGGCGCTGTTGGCCAGTGAACGCGCAGCATAGCGCGAGACGTTGAAATAGTTACAACATACAGGGTATTTCCTTCACCTATAACTTGAGAGTGACATCATGAAAATAAAACATTTTCTCGGCATGGCCACCGTTCTCGCCGCAGTGTCCATTCCTCTGTTTGCCAATGCGGCCGACAGCACTGCCAATCTTGAACTGCTGAAACCGGGCAAACTGTCTGTCGCGACAGAGGGCACCGATCCCCCGTTCAGCATGCGCGGCGCCAACGGCCAGCTCGACGGTCTGGAAATTCGGGTCATGAAAGAAGTGGCGCGTCGTCTGCATCTGGAATATACGCCGGTGATTACCAAATGGGACTCGATTCTGGTCGGTCTGCAAGCCAACCAGTTTGATATGAGCAGTGCGGCGATGGACATCACACCGGCGCGGCAGAAAGCTATCGTCTTCTCCGATGGCTGGATAGAGTCGGGCGGGCGCATTATTCTGCCGAAAAATTCGGACATCAAATCGGCGCAGGACCTGAAAGGCAAGCGAATCGGGGCACAGGTTTCCTCTACCTATGCCCAGTTGGCAATCGATCACGGCGCAACGCTCAAGAACTATATCGATGTCACGGCGGCGGTGCAGGATCTTGCCAACGACAACATCGACGGGGTTATCAACGACTCCATCGGCAATGCCTATCTCATTAAGGATATGCATCTGCCGTTAACGCAAACGCCTGACTATGTGAGCGTTATTCAGAAAGGCTTCGCCTTCAAGAAAGGAAAACCGAATCTGGTGGCGGCAGTAAACAAAGCGCTGGCGGATATGAAGGCCGATGGCACCTATGCTAAACTCGTCACCCCTATTGTGGGCTTCGATCCGGCACCGAAAGATCCGGTACGCACGCTTCCTCAGTAAACTGTGTCATGACCCTCGGCGGGACACAGTCTGGTTATGAGCGCCTTGCAGGGTGCGCATCCGGGCGAGAAAAAGCAGGGCAGGCACCCGTGTCTGCCTTTTTTATCAGTCTTGTTAATGTGAAATGACACCATGGATTCCATCAAAAGTACGTCTGATTTGATTGGTGAGCGCGAGCAGAATCTCGGCAGTAAAGCCTACGAGGTGCTGTTGAATATGCTGATTAACCGGGAACTGCCGGTCAATACGGTGCTCCAGGAAAGGAAGCTGGCCGAGTTGCTGAATATTTCACGCACGCCGGTTCGTGACGCACTTAACCGTCTGGAAAACGAAGGTTTTATTATCCGTACTGGCGGACGCACGCCGGTGGTGAAGGAGTTTTCCATTCGCGAGCTGATTGAAACGCTGCACGTGAGGCGCACGCTGGAATCCGAAGCCGCCAGCTTGTCGGCAGGGCGAGTGCCGGTCAAGGAACTGGACGCCATTGAAGCCGGTATCCGCAAGCTGCTTGCCGAAGAAAACCCAAGCCCGCAGGAAGACTGGGAAATCGATAGCCGCTTGCACACCGCGCTTGCGCAGTACAGTGGCAATCAGTTGCTGACGCAATATATAGAAAGCCTGCGACTTAAAACGCGGATGTTTAACCTGCGTCAGGTACCTGAGCGGTTTGTCAGCGGCCACCATGAGCATCTGGAAATCATCGCGGCGTTACGCAGCGGAGATGCCGAAGCCGCGCGCGCCGCTGCCGCCAGACACATCGATAATGTGCGCGAAAGCATTGTTCGTCGTTTAAGTCAGCTCTAATGTCGTCGATTGCGGTTAAAATCTCCCAACCATGCGGTTATTTTTACCCATTTGGCAATAGATTAATAACGAATAAAACCATTATCGAGCGCAAATTATTTTAATCAGTGGTCAGCCTCCCAGTAATCGCACCGGCTGACCCGCCTGCCATGCCTGAATATCTTCGATGGCTTCCTTGAAATAGATTCGATAATTGTCGTCGGTGACGTAGCCTAAATGCGGCGTAGCCAGCACGTTTGGCAGATGCCGATAAGGATGATTGTCGGGTAGAGGTTCCTGGTCAAATACGTCAAGCCCCGCACCGGCAATCTGATGATTGAGCAGTGCTTCCAGTAGCGCAGGCTGATCTACCAGCCCCGAACGGGAAGTGTTAATTAAAAAGGCGCTGCGTTTCATGGTTGCCAAATCTTGCGCATCGATAATTCCCCGACTGCGTTCACTCAACACCAGATGCAGTGAAACCACATCGCTTCGCGCGAGCAATGCCTGTTTGGACTCGGCCAGTTCCGCGCCGTGTTCTGCCGCGCGTTCAGGCGTCAGGTTCTGGCTCCACGCCAACACCTTCATGCCGAACGCCTGTGCTATTGTCGCCATTCGCTGACCAATTTTACCCAGTCCTATCAGCCCCAGCGTTTTTCCGCGCAGGCCGACACCCAGCGTGCTTTGCCACGGCCCACTGTTGCGGATGGAACGGTTTTCAACGGGGACATGACGTGCCAATCCGAGAATCAATGCCCAGGTCAGCTCGACGGGCGCATCCGATCCACTGCCGGTGCCACAGACCGTGATCCCCTGTGCCTTTGCTGCCGCAAGATCGATAGACGCATTACGCATGCCTGAGGTAATGAGTAGTTTAAGTTTCGGCAGTTGTGCCAGCAGGGAAGCGGTGATCGGCGTGCGTTCGCGCATGATGACCAGAATATCGGCCTCTTTCACGGCATCGACCAGCCGCTGCGGATTCTGTAGGGGATTATGTAGCGCAACGACCTCGACAGTGGGTGAAAGCGTTGACCAGTCGGCCTGACACAAGGCGACGTTTTGGTAATCATCAAGAATAATGCAGTGTAGGGTCATGGTGTTTTTCCCGAGATGCGGTTTTTGATTTTATCTGGGTACGTAAAAGTTATAGCAGCGACTGAGAAAGAGGGAAAGGGTAATGTGTCTTGCCCGGTTGTGACGTAAATACTCTCCTGAGATGATTTATATCATTAATGCCTTCCATAATAGCGCTCTCAATTAACGCTCATAATAAAATTAATTAGGATGACTTTTTTAGCCGGGCTGCATAATTTGTCCTTGCTGATTTTTTGTTTTTAAATAAACACGAAAGGGCTTTCACCTTTGAATGATATTGAGCATGATACTTTCCGTTGTCCTTTATTTTTGTGGCTCTTGAGGTGCGAGAATTTTTGTCTATTAAATATATTTAAGGGTAATGTCAGGTTCCTTAATCTGAGTTTTTCTGTGCAATGATGCCTATTAATTAAAAGGATTTTAATTCAATGAGATCACGGCCGTTAGATAAAAACATTGGAATGATTACGATTATTCCAATGACGCTGTTGATAGTAATGCAGCCCCTGTCACAACCCGCCAACGCGGCGGGGCGGGCGGCCTTTAATTATGCGGCACATCTTGCCACGCAAACCGCTGCGCAAAGTCTGGAAAGCGAGTTAACGCGGTTGGGAGGCACCTCGCGGATTACGCTGAGTCCTGCGGCAGGTTCATCCTCTTTCGATATGGCGGGCGACGTGCTGCTCCCTCTGCTTGATAACAAAAACGACGCTCTGCTGTTTACTCAACTCGGCCTGCGCCGCGCGGATGCACGCCATACCCTGAACCTCGGGCTAGGTATGCGTTATTTTAGCGACGCCGCGATGCTGGGCAGCAATCTGTTTCTGGATAATGACCTGACGGGTAATAACCGGCGCTGGGGAGTTGGCATTGAAGGTTGGACGACTCACCTTAGGTTGGCGGCAAACGGTTATAGGCGGCTGACAGACTGGCATCCTTCGCGCGATGGCGCAGGGCTTCTGGAGCGCGCGGCCAACGGCTGGGATATTGAAGCCCAGAGCAGCTCACCTGCCTATCCCCATGTTGGCGGAAGACTGAAATACGAAAAATATTATGGTCGGCATGTGGCGCTGCGTCCTCGAGACTCTCGGCAAGACAACCCCTCTGCATTGAGCGCCGCGTTAAGCTGGACGCCCATGCCGCTCTTTACGCTGGAAGGAGAACATCGGCGGGCGGGGGGCATCGTCCTGACAATCTGCTGCGTCTGATGGTGAACTATGATTTGGGTCGCTCACTGGCGGCAAGTCTGGACCCGGCCCAGGTTGCGTCTATGCGAAGCCTTCGGGGAGGGCGTTTCGATCTGGTGTCACGCAACAATCACATCGTGCTGGATTATAAAAAACAGTCGCGTATTCATTTTTCAATGAATGAGATAATTCAAGGCCTTGCCGGTGACAACCGTTCTCTGGGAATCAACGTTTCTTCAACGCACGGCGTAGCAAAGATGCGGTTAATTGCCGATGAATTCAAGGCCGCCGGAGGCATTATTCTCAATGAAGAAAGTGCAGCGGCGTCGATTATTCTTCCTGCCCGTAATAGCGAGACGGATAATACTTATCCGCTTATTGCGACAGCCATAGACAGTCGTGGGCAACTCTCCACGCCGTTACAGGCGAGAATCGTCGTGAATGCGGAAATCGACAGTCAAGGTTCGTCGGCAGTCATTACGGATCCCGAGTTAGTGGCGGACGGAAATAAGTCAACGACGTTAACACTGAAATTAAATAATAAAGATAATAAACCGGTGAGCGGCATGACGAATAAACTTCATCTGGCAGTGAAATCTCGACAACTTTCACCGCTTCCCCTCAGCTTTACTCAATATCGCGAGACATCTATGCCGGGTATTTATGCCGCCACGCTCACGGCGGGTACGCAAGCGGGGAAGGTAGTGATGGTTTCTACCTTGCAGGGTCACAAGCCTTTTGAAACCGTTGTTACGTTGAAAGCGGCGGAATTACCCGATATCAAGGTGGCTGCCGTTACTCTGCACGCCGATAATCTTAAACCGCTGGAAAAACAGCGCATTTCCCTGACTGCCCATGTTAAAGGCAGCGATGGCAAGGCGTGTGAAAACCAGTGGGTGACGTTCTCCTCGGCTCATAAAAATCTGCAAATTACAGATACGCGGGTCAAGACCGACAGAAATGGAGTCGCGCGCACTACGGCCCTTGCAATAGCCGCTCATATGGGCGTCGAAGTGGGCGCTACGTCCGGGGCTGTCAACTCGGAAAAACTTACCATTCTTATCCGCTACCGATTGCCAAGTTAACGTGTCACCTAAATACCGTAAAAAGTAAGGCAGGAGAAGGTAGCAAAACACGCTCCTGCCCGTGGTTCAGGCTTTAGGGAAGATCCAGACATCGTTGACAGGCAAGGTCAGGCGACAGACCGCGGATTCCCGTACATCGGTTCCGTAGGCGCGAATCACAAAATCATCGGCCTGCGTGCGGAACAGATACTCCCAGCGGTCGCCAAGATACATGCTGGTCAGTAACGCCAGCTCCAACTGGTTATCTTCCTGCGCCTCTGTAAGCCTTACGCGCTCAACCCGTATCACCGCCGTGCCTTCGGTGCCGGCCTGCAAACCTTGTCCGGCCATGCCCCACAACACCCAGTCTTTACCTTCGATGCGCGCCTTGCCGTCCCGAATTTCAGTCACTTTGCCGTGCAGCCGATTATTGCTGCCCATGAATTCGGCGGTGAAGAGGGTAGTGGGTGAGCCATACATTGACTGAGGCGTGCCCTCCTGCTCGATTTTGCCGTTATTGAGCAACAGGATACGGTCGGAGATCGCCATCGCCTCATTTTGGTCATGCGTGACCATCAGCGCCGACAGGCCCAGCTTGATAATCAGTTCGCGCAGGAAGACGCGCGCCTCTTCGCGCAGCTTGGCATCGAGGTTCGACAGCGGTTCATCCAGCAAAATCACCGGCGGGTTGTAGACCAATGCCCGACCAATGGCCACGCGCTGCTGCTGACCGCCCGAAAGTTGATGCGGATGGCGATTGCCGAGATGGCCAAGCCCAAGCTGGTCCAGCACGTTTTGCACCCGCTGTTTCAACTCGCCGGAGGCGGTTTTGCGCAATTTAAGAGGATAGGCCACATTCTCGAACACGGTCTTGTGCGGCCACAGCGCATAGGACTGAAATACCAGCCCGAGATTGCGCTCTTCTGCCGGAATTTCGCTGCGCGAGGTGCCCGCGTAAACGGTATTCTTGCCGATCACGATTTTGCCCTGCGTGGGTTTTTCGAGTCCGGCGACCGCCCGCAGCAAGGTGGTTTTTCCGCTGCCGGAAGGCCCGAGCAGGGAAACCACTTCACCACGGCGTAACTCCATCGACACACCCTTGAGCACCGGATTGTCGCCATAGGTTAAATGCAGATCTTCTACCGTCAATTCAATCATGTAATTTAACTCCAAAACGCAGGGCAATCCCCAAACCGAGCACCACCAGCAGAATATTGATGAAAGAGAGCGCCGCAACAATGTCTATCGCACCCGCCGCCCACAGCGAGACCAGCATCGATCCGATGGTTTCCGTTCCGGGGAGAGGAGATAGACCCCCGTAGAATATTCGCGCTCGAAAATAAGAAACATCAGCAGCCAGGAGCCAATCAATCCGTAGCGGGAAAGCGGGATGGTCACGTGGCGGGTAATCTGGCCGCGCGTCGCGCCGGTACTGCGTGCCGCTTCTTCAAGCTCCGGCCCGACCTGCAACAGGGTTGACGAGATAAGCCGCAGCCCGTAGGCCATCCACACCACCGTATAGGCCAGCCACACGCTGAAAATGGTGCTGCGCAGCGAACGCAGCCAGACGATAAAGTGCTCTCGTAACCAGTCGGCAACCGGCAGCGCTGCCATCCAGCCGTCTTTCAGCGATCTGTCCAGCCACATCGGCAGAAACAGGAACACCCACAGAAAGGCCAATCCCGCCAGCAGGCCCGGAACGGCACGCGGTACCAGCACGCTATAATCGAGAAAGCGCGTGGCGCCATCGGGTTTGCGGTGCATGGCAATGCCGATAAACAGATAGCACACCACCGCAAGCGCTCCACCGATAACCCCGATTGCCATCGAGTTGACGATGGCCCGCAGCAGGTTTGGCTGTTGCCAGATAGTGCGGAAGGTATTGAGCGACAGTTCATCCCACAGGGAAACGCCCACGCCCCAGTTGGAGATAAATGCCCGCAGCACGACCCCGACCAGCGGCACGCCAATGGTAACCGTCAGCCAGAACACCACCACCGCGCCCGCGACCCAGCGCCATTTGCCGAGGGGCAGGGCGCGTGCCTGTGAAGCTTTGCCCTTGACGGTAACGAAACGATTGGCGGTGCGCATCAGTCGACGTTGCAGCATGACCAGCGGAATCGTAATACAGATAAGCACCACCGCCA
It encodes:
- a CDS encoding transporter substrate-binding domain-containing protein, with the translated sequence MKIKHFLGMATVLAAVSIPLFANAADSTANLELLKPGKLSVATEGTDPPFSMRGANGQLDGLEIRVMKEVARRLHLEYTPVITKWDSILVGLQANQFDMSSAAMDITPARQKAIVFSDGWIESGGRIILPKNSDIKSAQDLKGKRIGAQVSSTYAQLAIDHGATLKNYIDVTAAVQDLANDNIDGVINDSIGNAYLIKDMHLPLTQTPDYVSVIQKGFAFKKGKPNLVAAVNKALADMKADGTYAKLVTPIVGFDPAPKDPVRTLPQ
- a CDS encoding Ig-like domain-containing protein, whose amino-acid sequence is MRLIADEFKAAGGIILNEESAAASIILPARNSETDNTYPLIATAIDSRGQLSTPLQARIVVNAEIDSQGSSAVITDPELVADGNKSTTLTLKLNNKDNKPVSGMTNKLHLAVKSRQLSPLPLSFTQYRETSMPGIYAATLTAGTQAGKVVMVSTLQGHKPFETVVTLKAAELPDIKVAAVTLHADNLKPLEKQRISLTAHVKGSDGKACENQWVTFSSAHKNLQITDTRVKTDRNGVARTTALAIAAHMGVEVGATSGAVNSEKLTILIRYRLPS
- the speB gene encoding agmatinase, whose protein sequence is MSVLPTDSLETPRFCGVPTFMRLPMATNLSQLDAAIIGLPSDSGAPFRTGARFGPNAVRAMSIMLRPINPYRNDINVFETLRCADAGDAATVPGYEEECLQRIEQAVYALSSAGVVPCGIGGDHSITLAELRAVAKVHGPVALVQFDSHSDTWDKYFADKRYSAGTPFRRAVEEDLVDPSHSIQVGLRGSLFRTSDITQSLDLGYEVFTTDQMFDLGIKEMAQRIAERTAGRPTFITFDMDFVDPAFAPGVQTPEAGGPSAREALLLLRALKGINMVGCDVTEISPMYDGPGQITSLLGATVMAELLALLASERAA
- a CDS encoding GntR family transcriptional regulator; this translates as MDSIKSTSDLIGEREQNLGSKAYEVLLNMLINRELPVNTVLQERKLAELLNISRTPVRDALNRLENEGFIIRTGGRTPVVKEFSIRELIETLHVRRTLESEAASLSAGRVPVKELDAIEAGIRKLLAEENPSPQEDWEIDSRLHTALAQYSGNQLLTQYIESLRLKTRMFNLRQVPERFVSGHHEHLEIIAALRSGDAEAARAAAARHIDNVRESIVRRLSQL
- a CDS encoding D-2-hydroxyacid dehydrogenase family protein: MTLHCIILDDYQNVALCQADWSTLSPTVEVVALHNPLQNPQRLVDAVKEADILVIMRERTPITASLLAQLPKLKLLITSGMRNASIDLAAAKAQGITVCGTGSGSDAPVELTWALILGLARHVPVENRSIRNSGPWQSTLGVGLRGKTLGLIGLGKIGQRMATIAQAFGMKVLAWSQNLTPERAAEHGAELAESKQALLARSDVVSLHLVLSERSRGIIDAQDLATMKRSAFLINTSRSGLVDQPALLEALLNHQIAGAGLDVFDQEPLPDNHPYRHLPNVLATPHLGYVTDDNYRIYFKEAIEDIQAWQAGQPVRLLGG
- a CDS encoding ABC transporter ATP-binding protein translates to MIELTVEDLHLTYGDNPVLKGVSMELRRGEVVSLLGPSGSGKTTLLRAVAGLEKPTQGKIVIGKNTVYAGTSRSEIPAEERNLGLVFQSYALWPHKTVFENVAYPLKLRKTASGELKQRVQNVLDQLGLGHLGNRHPHQLSGGQQQRVAIGRALVYNPPVILLDEPLSNLDAKLREEARVFLRELIIKLGLSALMVTHDQNEAMAISDRILLLNNGKIEQEGTPQSMYGSPTTLFTAEFMGSNNRLHGKVTEIRDGKARIEGKDWVLWGMAGQGLQAGTEGTAVIRVERVRLTEAQEDNQLELALLTSMYLGDRWEYLFRTQADDFVIRAYGTDVRESAVCRLTLPVNDVWIFPKA